A genomic region of Runella rosea contains the following coding sequences:
- a CDS encoding GMC family oxidoreductase, which translates to MTFDYIIIGAGSAGCVLANRLSEDPDNHVLLLEAGGPDKKMEIHIPAAYSKLNRTEVDWGFETEPQPQVLNRKMYLPRGKTLGGSSSTNAMAYVRGNRADYDEWAALGNQGWDYDSVLPYFKKSEHNEQIDNQYHGKGGPLNVTYAQVYRTPVADAFVKACVEKGIPENNDYNGAEQTGAGLFQFTIKNQKRCSTAVAFLRPILHRPNLKIITKAHTQRILIENDRAVGVEFSTAKNTTEKAYADKEVILSAGAFQSPQLLMLSGIGESEALKRHGIEVKKNLPGVGKNLQDHLFTGVSAFSTVPTANDALKSLNQIKGLINYLLFKKGPFTISPLEANAFLKITDGPDPVDMQLHFAPVHFGNDGKADFYNPDTFPHVSGYTVLPTLLKPKSVGYVGLRSANPLDAPLIDPRFLTAEEDLLTLLKGTKKALEIMEATAFASCRKEISLPLHRGSDEELVLHIKTVLETVYHPVGTCKMGTDEMAVVDPQLRVKGIEGLRVADASIMPRIIAGNTNATCIMIGEKAADMILGTNPVKRRTIMGELRD; encoded by the coding sequence ATGACCTTCGATTACATCATCATCGGTGCGGGCTCGGCGGGATGCGTGCTGGCCAATCGCCTTTCCGAAGACCCCGACAATCATGTATTGTTGTTGGAAGCGGGCGGGCCCGACAAAAAAATGGAAATCCATATTCCAGCAGCCTACTCCAAACTCAACCGCACCGAAGTGGATTGGGGCTTTGAAACAGAACCACAACCGCAGGTGTTGAATCGTAAGATGTACCTTCCAAGGGGCAAGACATTAGGAGGAAGCAGTTCTACCAATGCCATGGCCTACGTGCGCGGCAACCGCGCTGATTATGACGAATGGGCGGCGTTGGGGAACCAAGGTTGGGACTATGACTCGGTGTTGCCTTATTTTAAAAAATCAGAGCATAACGAACAGATTGATAATCAATATCATGGCAAAGGTGGCCCGCTCAATGTGACCTACGCGCAGGTGTATCGTACGCCCGTAGCCGATGCGTTTGTGAAAGCATGTGTTGAAAAAGGTATTCCCGAAAACAACGATTACAATGGGGCGGAGCAGACGGGGGCAGGACTGTTTCAATTTACCATCAAAAATCAAAAACGTTGTAGTACAGCCGTGGCTTTTTTACGACCAATTTTGCACCGTCCTAACTTGAAAATCATTACGAAAGCGCATACCCAGCGGATTTTGATTGAAAACGACCGTGCTGTAGGGGTTGAATTTAGTACCGCCAAAAATACGACCGAAAAAGCCTATGCCGATAAAGAGGTTATACTCTCGGCGGGGGCCTTTCAGTCGCCCCAACTGTTGATGCTTTCTGGAATAGGCGAAAGCGAAGCCTTGAAGCGCCACGGGATTGAAGTGAAAAAGAACCTGCCAGGCGTAGGCAAGAACCTTCAAGATCATTTGTTTACGGGCGTAAGTGCGTTTTCGACCGTTCCAACTGCCAACGATGCCCTCAAATCCCTGAATCAAATCAAAGGTTTAATCAACTATTTGTTGTTTAAAAAGGGCCCTTTTACCATTAGTCCACTCGAAGCCAATGCATTTTTAAAAATAACTGATGGGCCCGATCCAGTTGACATGCAACTTCATTTTGCCCCCGTCCACTTTGGAAACGACGGAAAAGCGGATTTTTATAACCCCGATACGTTTCCGCACGTAAGCGGCTATACGGTGTTGCCAACGCTTTTAAAACCCAAAAGTGTAGGATACGTAGGGCTTCGTTCGGCCAATCCACTTGATGCACCGCTCATTGATCCTCGGTTTTTGACCGCTGAAGAAGACTTGCTTACGCTGTTGAAAGGAACCAAAAAAGCGTTGGAAATCATGGAAGCAACGGCCTTTGCCTCGTGCCGGAAGGAAATAAGTCTGCCGCTTCATCGGGGTTCAGATGAAGAGTTGGTATTGCACATCAAAACCGTTTTGGAAACAGTATACCATCCTGTAGGAACCTGTAAAATGGGTACGGATGAAATGGCCGTGGTAGACCCTCAGTTGCGGGTCAAAGGAATTGAAGGGCTTCGCGTAGCTGATGCGTCTATTATGCCGCGTATCATTGCGGGAAATACCAACGCGACATGCATCATGATTGGGGAAAAAGCCGCTGATATGATTTTGGGAACAAATCCCGTGAAAAGACGAACAATTATGGGTGAATTGAGGGATTAA
- a CDS encoding 2-isopropylmalate synthase: MSQRVQIFDTTLRDGEQVPGCQLTTDEKIVVAKELEKLGVDVIEAGFPISSPGDFRSVVEISKAVRGPVICALSRAVKGDIDAAGEALAYAKYKRIHTGLGSSDIHIQHKFNSTREKIVEQAIAAVKHAKSYVEDVEFYCEDAGRADLAFLAHLVESVIKAGATVVNIPDTTGYCLPHQYGERIKYIFEHASNAHQATISIHCHNDLGLATANTLAGIMNGARQVEVTMNGIGERAGNTSLEEVVMALRVHKELGYETGINTQLLYPTSQMVSKMMRMPVQANKAIVGRNAFAHSSGIHQDGFLKHTLNYEIMSPTDVGVDKSMIVLTARSGRHALKHRLELLGFVFEKPVLDELYKRFLDVADIKKEVNDKDLVELAREAVVA, encoded by the coding sequence ATGAGCCAGAGAGTTCAAATTTTCGACACTACATTGCGCGACGGCGAGCAAGTGCCGGGTTGCCAATTGACTACCGATGAAAAGATTGTTGTCGCCAAGGAACTCGAAAAGCTGGGTGTTGACGTAATCGAAGCGGGTTTTCCGATTTCGAGCCCCGGTGATTTTCGCTCAGTCGTAGAAATTTCAAAGGCCGTTCGCGGACCCGTTATTTGTGCCCTATCCCGCGCCGTAAAAGGTGATATTGATGCCGCCGGGGAAGCACTCGCCTACGCAAAGTACAAACGTATCCACACGGGACTCGGCTCGTCGGATATTCACATTCAACATAAATTTAACAGTACCCGCGAAAAAATCGTAGAGCAGGCAATTGCCGCCGTAAAGCACGCCAAGAGCTACGTAGAAGATGTAGAATTCTACTGCGAAGATGCAGGCCGCGCTGATTTAGCATTTTTGGCTCATCTGGTAGAATCGGTCATCAAAGCGGGCGCTACGGTGGTCAATATTCCTGACACAACGGGGTATTGTCTGCCTCACCAATACGGTGAACGCATCAAATATATTTTTGAGCACGCATCCAACGCCCACCAGGCTACCATCTCTATTCATTGCCACAATGACCTTGGTTTGGCAACCGCCAATACCCTCGCTGGTATAATGAACGGTGCTCGTCAGGTAGAAGTAACCATGAACGGTATCGGTGAACGTGCCGGCAACACTTCACTCGAAGAAGTGGTGATGGCGCTTAGAGTGCACAAAGAATTGGGCTACGAAACAGGCATCAACACCCAATTGCTGTACCCTACCAGCCAAATGGTATCCAAAATGATGCGGATGCCCGTGCAGGCAAACAAAGCAATCGTAGGTCGTAATGCGTTTGCGCACTCATCGGGTATTCACCAAGATGGATTCCTCAAACATACGCTCAACTACGAAATCATGAGCCCCACCGACGTCGGTGTCGACAAATCCATGATTGTGTTGACCGCTCGCAGCGGCCGCCACGCCCTCAAGCACCGTTTGGAATTGTTGGGCTTTGTCTTTGAGAAACCCGTATTGGACGAGCTTTACAAGCGATTCCTTGATGTAGCAGACATCAAAAAAGAAGTAAACGATAAAGACTTGGTTGAATTGGCTCGCGAGGCAGTTGTAGCATAG
- a CDS encoding glycerophosphodiester phosphodiesterase family protein: MQTSFAQTADFNWQGHRGSRGLMPENTIPAFLKALDLKVNTLELDVVISKDRQVVVSHDPYFHPDFSIEPNGKPVSKGEKISLYELSYDEIKRYDVGSNGNPNFPQQTKLKVYKPLLREMIEAVETYRIKNNLPLFWYNIEIKSEEKEYDKSQPQPAVFSDLVYNEISKLLPADRVVLQSFDFNVLKHWKKQIDAGVYQKVTLAALVSNLRGIEKNLEDLGFIPDVYSPYFQLLNKEKVQQLHTLGMKVIPWTVNTTEEMKRIKTMGVDGIITDYPDRIPH; this comes from the coding sequence ATGCAAACTTCTTTTGCCCAAACAGCTGATTTTAATTGGCAAGGCCACCGTGGTAGTCGTGGACTGATGCCCGAAAATACCATTCCTGCGTTTTTGAAAGCCCTTGATTTGAAGGTGAATACGCTTGAGTTAGACGTCGTTATCTCCAAAGACCGCCAAGTAGTGGTTTCGCATGATCCGTACTTTCACCCCGATTTTTCCATTGAGCCCAACGGAAAACCTGTATCGAAAGGGGAGAAAATAAGTCTGTACGAGCTGAGTTATGATGAGATAAAACGGTACGATGTGGGAAGCAACGGCAATCCGAATTTTCCGCAACAAACGAAGCTGAAAGTGTACAAACCACTTCTGCGCGAGATGATAGAGGCCGTCGAAACCTACCGAATCAAAAATAATCTACCGTTGTTTTGGTATAATATTGAAATCAAAAGCGAAGAGAAAGAATACGATAAATCGCAGCCTCAACCAGCTGTTTTTTCGGATTTAGTGTACAATGAAATCAGTAAATTGTTGCCCGCTGATAGAGTTGTTCTGCAAAGTTTTGATTTCAATGTATTGAAACATTGGAAGAAACAAATTGACGCGGGAGTTTATCAAAAAGTGACTTTGGCCGCTTTGGTGAGCAATTTGAGGGGAATTGAAAAGAATTTGGAGGATTTGGGCTTTATACCTGATGTATACAGTCCTTATTTTCAATTATTAAATAAAGAAAAAGTGCAGCAACTTCATACACTTGGCATGAAGGTAATTCCCTGGACCGTGAATACAACCGAAGAAATGAAGCGGATAAAAACCATGGGAGTGGATGGGATTATTACGGATTATCCAGACCGGATTCCTCACTGA